The Dioscorea cayenensis subsp. rotundata cultivar TDr96_F1 chromosome 18, TDr96_F1_v2_PseudoChromosome.rev07_lg8_w22 25.fasta, whole genome shotgun sequence genome includes the window ATGGAAATCTTCAGTGGGCCAATACAAAGATCATAGAAATGTATAGGGGTATTTTTGTCAATTAACACTTAAtggtatttttcatatatacccttgaaaaaaaaatcaaagatttatATGTATTGTATTGGAATCTTGAAGGGGCATTATTGAGAACAcagaaatgtttgctatttctTTAGGGGTGTTTTTGTAAATATACACTTAATGGTTTTTTCCATATATACCCCTCAAAAATCAAGATTTATATGTATTATAAGACCCTTCCAACCTTGAAGGGGCAAGAGAAATGTTggctatttattaaatatttctaatagttactaaaaatttaatatttttgtgtgaCCACCCCTAacaaataaactcattttattcattaaatcttgaatcctaaaaaaattaagatagtaaataaaaattaatatttttaagtttagtttagaaatttaaataaaaaattatatttttattatcataaacaatcaatattttatagaatttacAATATATTCAAGGACATAACCAAGGTTTTTTTAGGggagcaaataaaaaaattaatattcaatttttttactaaaaataaaaataaatttaatttatttatattaaaaataaatgatgaggTTTTAATATTTCAACATCAAGGACAGATGATGGTTCACCTTCAATAATACCTTTTATTGGCAAGCAAAAGGTTGGTGATGTGGATTGAATGCAGatagaattaaaatatttaaataatgaagTTGTTTAGGTGTTAGACTTTAGTTGAAGttcatatgaaaaaaatcttgCTTTTCATTGAAGTCTTTAATCATCCAAATAGCATCTAAATACACCACACTTACATTGTTTCTCATTgatttactttaaattattattattattttttaatttaaattaaccTTATATCTTTTTGAAttggtttatgattttttaggattttattggaaataatattttttttttaagttatagaaccactatataattttttttactctatACATACTAGTTTGTAAAATGCTAGGCATGATCCATTCCCTCAGTTTCATctttgaatatattttaatggtgtatatatatatatatgaacaactcaaaatttaaatggTCATATGGTTAATGGAATTCTGTATTACTACTGGGAAAAGAATTAGCTGGAACGTAATTCTTAAGTTATATTGATGGGAATATAgccaatttttgttttattggtaAGAGtaattgaatgaaaatattactttgtttggttttataaaaaatttaccttaacaattattattttactaaaatacccttaatAGCTGTTAAATAGATTAAAGTTGATAATATTTACTAATGTAGATAGAAaagttgtttaataataaatatttgttattattttaaaaaatgaattcaatattaaattatttaattttaattaatttataaatttaaaataattattttttaaattagatagCTGTTAAATAGATTAAAGTTGATAATATTTACCAAAGTAGATAGAAaagttgtttaataataaatatttgttattattttaaaaaatgaattcaatattaaattatttaattttaattaatttataaatttaaaataattttttttttgtaaaaataataattaaattaaacttaattattttaaataaatatatatatatatattttcctccaatttacttatttaatatttgaaaaaaatttaatctcaattttttttctcctacaaaatatttaaaattttttaaaagttggtgtattagaaattatattgaacttaagaggaaaaaaaaattacattctaAAGAGAATATGCGATTACCATCTCTTAAAACAGTAATAGTATTgatcaaattatcaaattttgggaatatgatattttcatcttaaataaccaaaaaagaTAATGTAATTAGTCTATTCCTGAGATAATTATGATATTACCTCTAACTATAAGCCACCTATataacatttgattttattaagaaGTTCCAGACGTAGACGAATTTTCAAAAGTAATAAGACAAaaccaaaatatttataaatttttgggGAAATAATCTAAAGTACaataattgttctttttttttttatgcgtTCTATTTATGAGTTTGATTGATTCATGtctcgatatatatatatatatatatatatatatatatatatatatatatatatatatatatatatatatatatatatatatatacgccaacaaattgaattttaaaagaaataattggTATTGATTTTATTGAGAAGTATGCACACAATGaaacaaattttcataaaaatatgaatatatatatattccatgtaATTGGCGAATAATTTCTTGGCCTATTAATGTCATGTCTTTTTGCATAGAGTGTTTTTATGAGAAGCACACATGATTGAACCCTTAAAAACTTTTAAGGTGAAAGtaacaaaaatcaatatatgaAACCACTTCCAAGTCCTCATAGTCTTCCTACCACTtcccccccttttttttttaattaaattttatttttattttcccattGGTACCCAACAAACAAGAGATGAGCATTTATATCACTTTCAATGTAAATGTTTATTAGATTTATCAATCTCAATTTCCAATTACTAGAAAACAATTGAATGTTAGTCCAAAGgctgtttttttaaatacaaagtCAAACTAAAAGTTATAATGCAATCAATCTCCACTAATTAATGTGTTGAAAAACTTTGATTAGTGACAGATTTGTTTCTAATAGACCATTTGATAATTTTACTTTTACCCCCTTGACAAGTTCAAAATTACTTGTTATCCCTTGATTTATAGTTTGTTATtgtttcaaaaaagaaaatccatgtttaaaaattaattttatttggataattGGGAGCAGTAGTCAATTTTAAGTTTTACAAGGGTGTgacttgcaaaaaaaaaaaatattttatttatttttgagttggCATTGACACTTccaaaaacaatcaaacaaaaaatcattgaattaaaaaattgcacacaattattgaaaattttccaCCTGAATGAATTATCAAGTAATTTGTTAATTGAAAGCTACAAGtacatgaaataataataatgatgaatttaggatttaaatatataaattattaaaaaaaaattgccctCACAAAAGTAAGTAATTGTCTATTAATAAACCTCACAAGTAAATGTCAACTTtgctttttgtaaaaatttaaacaaacgTTTTTGGatcatatgatttttattaagttGTTCATACtcataaaattttgtatataaatatatgcagAAGGCCAAAAACAAATTGAGGAAAGTAATGATAGGTCCCTCCAATTCTTTCAATTTCCCGAAACAATCCTTCAAATTTATCAATCCCAAAGCAtttctaattttcaaaattttacatttacaattaaataaaattaaaattacaaaattatctcTACATATACGTTGTCATGGTGACAGGTTTTTCACAAGCACGATAAAAAAGGCAAAGATGTGCACAAGCCTCGATAGAGATAGAGAGAGTAAGGTTGCACACATATGGGTGTATAGACCATATACATACAACCACTACTTACATTAGAAATGCGCTTTCACCAATGATTAGATCTATCACCACTTGTAAAAGATTCTAATGAGGATCTGACTACCAATAGATTACTTGATTGTTGGTAGactaccaatagaccacttaATTATTGGTAAAGTATTAAAGGATTTTTGCTCTAATGACACTTACACACTGTGAAAAATATCTTTTGAGAACTTTCATTGCCCAAAGTTCAAAACACATCAGACGTAGTGGTACCCAAAAGAGATTTTTATCTGTAGGAGCGGCCTAGTAGTCAAATCCCTGTATTCACCGGATGAGTGTGCATGAGccaaaatattgatttttggtGGTGTACGCGCCCTGATAAGTGATTTGtccactttgtaaaaaaaaactatatatatagagtttctagtaattttttcttttcttttttacacagatttttttttttaaatcacccTAGAAAAGGACTGATGGTAAATTTTCCAAAGTAGGGATTCCGGGAAATGAGcccaaaaaaagtaatttttatcttttgttggGCTTGTAATTTAAGAAAAGACACTTTCTAACTTGTAAGAAAGACCAAACCATAAACCATTCAATAAATGCCAAAATCCAAACTTGGGGTAAAAAGTAATTCCAATCTATTCAAGTGAGGAATCCTGACCTCACCTAAAAGTCCTCCCTttgatttaaagaaaattttatgcaaaaaaaataaaaataaaaataaaaaaacatatttgcaTGTACacccttataaaaaaattatatttctttttatataatctaTAATTTTACAATCTTTGTGAAAGTTCAACCTAAAGATTCCAAGTGTTGATCCTCATCTTCTCAACTCTATCTCAATagtgaagaaaataaagaaaatgactAAAAGTttgacttctttttctttaaatattatataaaaataataataataatttttattagtatacccccaataaaaatttattttattatttctgtaCCTctcattataattaaatattatatatatatatatattttaaaatttaatttgtttgcatATACACTCTCTACCAATATATActgttaaaataaattattatatattaaataactgaaaaaaaatctattatatatatattactaaaaacttctaataatcattaaattaatattttttatatatacccctaacaaaattaaaatcattttattcatcATATGTTAATTGTAAACATTTCTAATACCAATTAAgtcaatatttttctatatatatctttactaaaatatttaagctatatttaaataaaaattagcattatcagaagaattattattattattattattattattattataaaagatcaatatttatataatttataatatattttaataatgtatGTCAAGTAGAAAGGTATACATgcaaataaatcaatataattaGATGAATTTTTAGGGGTATATAAAAcagcattttatttatttatttttaacctcAAGAAAAAGATTTAAGGGtgcattattaaatatttttttttgtaataattatataaaattatgagaCTTTATAGGGATATAAGTGCAAAAAAGTTTACAGAGGATGATTCTAGAACCTCAACATAGTACTTATTAACATTAATAGCAttcatataataaaacaaaaaggcttattttttatttacgtccctctttttttttataattaatttttttctctctcttcgttgttttcaaatttatatagcACGAACGAGGCGGCACTTGGGGGTTCCAGAGGAGCAGAGAAACgaaggctagggtttcgaggagaGGAGAGGGCGAGCAATGGAGGACGAGAAGGGGAGTACCAATCCGCGATGCTTCTTGGACATCAGCATCGGTGGGGAAATGGAAGGGCGTGTCGTTGTTGAGCTTTTCGCTGATGTTGTGCCTCGGACGGCGGAGAACTTCAGAGCTCTTTGCACTGGCGAGAAAGGCGTCGGACCTAACACTGGGGTTCCTCTCCATTTTAaggtcattttttttctttttttctttttctctaattGAAGCTTTTGATTTGGTTTCTTGTTGGTGAGAATCGTGAGATTGAAGTGTGGTTGGATTTCGTGGTTTTGATGATTTGGTTTTTGGGATTTGGAGAATGAATGTGTTGGTGTTGTGTTaagataatgttaaaaaaaatttaagtttgatTTGTGGAGGTTGAGTGAATTGTGCTGAATTGCATTTAGATAAGAGATTTTTGTTGTCAAGAATGTCAAAGAAATGTTTGTAGGAACGGCATGCATGCGTCAAATTGCTGTCAATTGTGCATTTTTGGGGATTTTTATTTGTGTGCTTTCTGCTTTTAATTGGTTTAGGGTTGGATTGTTTGAGGATTGGTACAGTGGTTCTGATCTGTGTGTTTTAcattttatatatgaattttgaaagattattattttcatagagAATTTTGCTTAAggatttatctttttcttttttttgttgtgggAATTATTTCTATTGCTTGATCTGATTCTTGTtttatctttctctctctctctctctctctctctctctctctctctctctctcttaattaACAGAGCAGTTCTTCTTGATTATCTAGTCTGTTTCTGTAATACATAGAGCATGGTGATGGTTAGCTGAAGATTTGTAATGTGTATGTATAGCATGACAACTTTCATGGATTTTAAGTATAGATTCTAAATCAGAGGATTTGaacaattatttttctatgAATAGATGATTTTATCTCCCAGTGCATTATTTCCTCATTGCATTGCTTCTTCGTATGGTGCTCTCTCTAGTTGGTTAATATGTAcattataatttatacatattatGTATTTATGCATGTATCATGTTTGTACACAAGGATATATATGAAGAACCCTATTGCTTGAATCCTATCGAGATTTTTTTGGAATTCTCCCCAATTTCTCTCTACTCACACTCAGATATTAGCAGACATTCTGTAGCAAGTCCGCTGGGCTCTTTGACATCGCACATGCTTGTTCTAGAGATGGTCTGTCCATGTATCAAGTTAAAGTAATACCTTTCTATGTAGAGAAAACAATATCAAGATTTTGGTATAGTTTGGATGTGTTTGTTACATCTGACGTATATACTAATATAATGATCTAATTATTTAACGGCTCCCCCTTCCAAGGTTTAAGTTTTATTGTTAGTAGAAATTTAATGTTAGGAGCAGAGGCAATATAATAGAAGACAATTGGAGAATGAGGGAGAACAAGAGGATGAGGAAAAAGAGACCTTTGAATAACTTATAGATCTCcgttatttatctatttataatgaattttatCTATTAcaaatctgaaattttttctTGTATTGACACGTCATATTTAGGATCTGCTTTATTGACAGGGGTCATCAAATCTAGAATTTTCTTGACTATCATCATATCTGAATTCACCTGATATAAAATTTGAATCATCTTGGCATGGACCAGATGTGACTTATGGTGaaaattttgttgagaattttGACTTTGAATTGTTTAATATCTCTGGCATGTTTAGTTCAAcatgccaaaattttttttacttgttctaTAACTTTGATAACCTGGGGAAATAAGGCCTTATGAGGGATTGCTTAGTGAAACATGTTCCTTTCCTTTACTTGAGTCCTTGTTTCGTAGTTTCTGTTTGAGAAATTTTGTCGTGTTATCAAGGCGCTCGCCCAGGTGTGCCTAGGCTCTAAGGCAAGGCGCAAAAAGGGCATAGGGCCTTTATACTCATAAGACAAGGTGCTTTAATAAGGTGCTTGTCTTTGGCGCTATTCTGTACCTTTGTCTGAGACTCGTTGCACAAAAAAGGCGTGCCTCATTGAAGagtctgttatatatatatatatatatatatatatatatataaaataatttactaTGAAAACCATAGCCTCACCTATTTAAAATTACCTAATCACAGATAGATTGGTTgtaatattgttaaaattaaacCTATCGAAATTTAAAATGTCATatgtaatattaatttttttttaaaaactgatCCAATACCATTTAATAACTTAAATGGTTGTTATTCTCAAAGcatccaaatttaaaatattattattagcaatattaaatttaactaaaaatttatcccttaaatagttatccaaactcaaatcatatattcattaaataaaaatatatagtaataATTATCTGAAATCAAAATCCTCATAGTACTAAGAAcgtctttgttttttaaattagcaTTAGaatttttgtatgaattttatAGAAATGACTGTAATGTAATTCAACAATTTCTTAACTTGAAATAAGCGTACCaactaatcctatgatttaatgatgatttttaattagttacatttggaatagattttaggaagAATGGGTCAAACTTTATAGTCATTAGTcttaaaacaatatttgatgtaattaataatattattattttatattaaactgAAATCTATTATATATGAGAAAATGTAAGAGAGAGGGTTAAGATGTAAGAGATAGGAACAATTTGGTAGTTGAACAGTAACATAAACAGTGTCCTACCAGGGTACCCGTTCCAAATGGGTTGGTCTAGTGTTCTGTGGGTTtagtttaagtttttgttttctcaACTATAGATCCAATAGAAATTGATTTGAACGGCTGAGATTGATTCAGTTACTGTGCTGAATTGGATTGAACGATTGAGATCAAAACACTGTACATCCTATTGTATAATGTGTTACTGTTGATGAAACAGTGCAACATCGTtagattgaaatccaacggttTGCAACAACGTTCATAGACTATAAATCTATGAACGTGCATAGAAGATTGATCccctctctctctatatatatacacatatatatatgcacgCATGCGCCTTACTTCACCCAGGTgagtgattttttattttccgcCTTGCGCCTCAGGTGATATAAGGGTTCTAGCTTCTAGGGTGTGTGCCTTGTGCCTTTGATAACATTGGGAGGGGTGTAACTTAAAAACATTTCAGAGGTCATGGTTTACTAAATATAGCATCACAAATCTATGATGCGCTTCATCTAAGCCATGGTCATGAGTATGTGACTTCCAATGCTTTTGATGGTTCCTTTCCTTTGAGACTGCCTTTGCCTTTTGTCTCTCTTACTTCCTTTCTATTGTGAGCTCTTTGTTTTTGCGCTTCTCCTATTAGTTAGTAATCAGTTGTCATGAGtgtttaaagaaaaatatgaccTCTCACTGAACTCTGATATCTTGTATTTAGTTGAGTCCCTTCTATTTACTAATTCCATATGTTGAATAACCGTTGAAGGTAGTGATTTAACATTAGCTACTTTTGgctgttttttctttctctattacTTTCATGGGTATTGTTTCTAGCCTCTTCATCGTCTTTAGTTTGTTGGATTGTGCTGATtgctatttattttttgctttacACTTAGGGATCCCGCTTTCACCGTGTTATTAAAGGCTTTATGATCCAAGGTGGAGATATATCTGCTGGTGATGGAACCGGAGGAGAATCCATCTATGGTCTGAAATTTGAGGATGAAAATTTTGAACTGAAGCATGAGAGGAAAGGAATGTTATCTATGGCTAATTCTGGCCCTAACACTAATGGGTCTCAGTTTTTTATTACGACCACTCGAACACCTCATCTAGATGGAAAACATGTTGTTTTTGGACGAGTGATAAAAGGTATGGGTGTGGTTCGTTCAGCTGAGCATGCTCCAACGGGTGATGGTGACTGTCCCACTGTTGATGTTACAATTGCTGCTTGTGGACAAATACCTGATGGAGGTGAACTTGGAATTTCAAATTTCTTTAAAGATGGTGACACGCATCCAGATTGGCCTGCTGATCTCGATGAGAAACCAAATGAAGTCGCTTGGTGGATGAGTGTTGTTGAATCTTCCAAATCTTTTGGAAATGGTTATTACAAGGTGAATAGTATTA containing:
- the LOC120282477 gene encoding peptidyl-prolyl cis-trans isomerase CYP40 gives rise to the protein MEDEKGSTNPRCFLDISIGGEMEGRVVVELFADVVPRTAENFRALCTGEKGVGPNTGVPLHFKGSRFHRVIKGFMIQGGDISAGDGTGGESIYGLKFEDENFELKHERKGMLSMANSGPNTNGSQFFITTTRTPHLDGKHVVFGRVIKGMGVVRSAEHAPTGDGDCPTVDVTIAACGQIPDGGELGISNFFKDGDTHPDWPADLDEKPNEVAWWMSVVESSKSFGNGYYKKEDYKMALKKYRKALRYLDVCWDKEEIDEEKSSLLRKTKSVILTNSSACKLKLGDLKGALLDADFALREREGNAKAFFRQGQAYMALNDVDAAVESFKNALELEPNDGGIKKELAAANRKIANRRDQERKAYAKMFKAPAKSDVNT